The Cynocephalus volans isolate mCynVol1 chromosome 16, mCynVol1.pri, whole genome shotgun sequence DNA segment GAGGATTTAAGTGCTCGATAGTCAGTCGATGACTGACATTACAGGTGTTCCTAGTCCAATTCGTGCACCAGGGTCTTGCCTGCTTTCGTCTCCCTGGGGTCCCTTTGAGTCTGGGCAGCCTGATCAGCCCCTACCCACTTTTGGCCTTGGTGTTTCCTTCCCTGGCTGCAGCTGGGCCAGGATCGGGTCTATAGCTGCTTGGTTTCTCCTCAGGGCCAGGAAAATGGCCTCGTGGCCAGGTTCTGCTTCAGGAGCGCAACAGACTCTAAAGCACTGCTAGGCTGGGGCGGGCTGAGAATCCAGTGAGGTAATAGGCACGCCCCAGGGCTTTACTCCTGAGCTGGCCTCTACGGGTCAGGTTTGCCCCACTCCCGGATTTCCTGAGCCTTTACATAAAATCAGCCCAGTGTTTAAGGAGAGGCGGGAAACTCAAAAGTGTCCCCATCTCATGTCGTTGAGCACTGGGCTCTTTGGCCAAGGgcctgggttttttgttgttgtttgttttgtggctggccagatccaaacccttgaccttggtgttatcaacatcacatTTTACCGAGTGAGCTAACCTTCTAGGCAGGCTTGGGTTTTTAGTCAGGCTGGTGCCAGCCGCAGAAATCAGGAGAGTCCTGTGGCATCAGCCCTGATTGGAAGGACCAAGTTGGGGAGAAGTGGTCCAGGGTCTGCCCAGTCTCCCTTAGAGGGCTTTGAATGTGAGGACAATTCCAGGTGGTGGAAATGGAGCAGGACAGGGACTCCTAGGCAGGTGTAGGGTGGGCGGAGCTGGGTTCTGAGCTTTGTATTCGATGTTTGCTGAACCAGGGTGGGGAGTGCCAAGTCGAAGGCCCCAGAGTCCTTGCACAGAGCAGCTGTCTCTGGCCAACTGCTTAGTCCCCAAGGAAGTGACTGGAGCAGAGATTGTAGCTTAGGTGCTGCCTTGTCCAGCTCCTCCAAGCAGCCACTGACGATGGTCCTGCGGCTCCTGCTCCATCTCACCTTCCTTGGACATGGCACCATCAGGCCCTTGATCCAGGGACATGGCTTCCACCTGCTGGTGGTCGGTAGGTGAAAAGCGTTAAGTCATAAGCTTTGAGATTTGGGCCCCAGGTCATCTGGGTGACCTCAACCTCCATCCCTCAGCCTGGCCATCCCTCTTCGACCTCAGCTCACCCCAGGAGGTTCAGGACACCATTCAGATTCCGAACAACGGGAGTGCACCCCTGCTTGTGGACGTGCAGGTGTTCGTCTCCAACATGTTTAATGTGGTAAGCACAGCTGGGCTGCTGGAGAGTGCGGGACCCAAGTGCTGAGGTGGATAGGGGGCAGGACACAGCCCTGGCTAGTGCTGGGGTCTCTTGCCTCCTTCTGTCACACAGCCCCCACCCCAAGGTGACACACTGCCCCACCCCTAGGATATTCTGCGGTACACAGTGTCCTCCATGCTGCTGCTTCAGCTGGTGATTTCGTATCCCAGGGGAGGTGGGACAGGAGAACCCAGCTGAGGCCAGCTCCGAAGTACTGGCCTTTATCAACCTGCCAAGCTTAGGGGCACATATATGCAGAGCTGGAGCCTCAGTGGTATGCCTGTGTCCCCAGTCCTGGCTGGACACTCGCTTGGCCTGGAATGCTAGTGTGCAACCCCGGCGTGCAGTCACACTGCCCTGGGACTCACTCTGGACTCCCAGACTCAACATCCAGGAGGCGTAAGTGAGGCGGGAGTTCTTGCCCCAGGAATCCTCCACACAtatccctcctcctcttccccatctAGATCTCAGAGGCTGTCTTAGTGAAGGGCGATCCTGCGAGACTATCAGCATGCCTCCACTTCTGCATGGTCCTTCCCCCTACCAGAACCCTGATAATAGTAGGGGTTAGGGGTGGGATGCCAGGGTGTCCCCCACCCCAGTCTGAGAAGGGGCCAGGCGCCTTTCCATCCCCCGGCTGTGGCACCTTCCCATGCAGGCTCTGGGTGGACTGGAAGGACCAGAGTCCACAGGCCCGAGTAGACCAGGACGGCCATGTTGAGCTGAACTTGGCCCTCACCACAGAGACCAATTGTGGCTTGGAGCTCCTACACTTCCCCCCGGGACCAGAGCAACTGCAGCCTCAGCTTCTACACACTCAGCAACACTGGTGCTgacagggcaggggctggggggtgacagcagaggggaggggaccctctggcctccagcaaaTGTCTGTGTCCACACCAGTCTACTCCCAGGCTTAGGGGAGCTGAACAGATCCTAGAGCAGCACTTGCTTCTCACCCTGCACCTCCCACCCAAACAGCAGCCCGTCTCCTAGTTTTGCTCTGCTCTTGGCTGTGGCCTCACGGTCCTCCTCTAGGGGCACAGCAGTTCCACAATCCTGTGGGTCCTGGTCACTTCAGCCTTCTCCCCAGAGCAAGTGCCCTCATCAGCCAGGGCCAAACTGCCTTGGCTGAGCCATTTGCATCAAGTCCAGGGACTCAGGTTGCTGTGGCCTCATTCTTGGAAACTCCTGAAGGTATGACCACCCGGTAAACATCCCACAAACCCATCGGGTGATGTCTAACTTGGCAGAGAAGTCCTCCCCTTCCCCTATTTCCCTCCCTCCATGAAACACCACAGCCACTGCGCCAGGGATCCTCATATTTCAGGGGTGAGGTGCTCGTACTGGTGAATGAGTCTGTGACCACTTTCCCCTCCACAAAGTGTCACAAAgtgcatttatttttacaatgaaaatttGCCTATGAATTTCATAAGGCCCTTCCCCTACCTGGAGATGATTTGGGGTGTTGCAAACCAGGTTTGGGGAAGCCCTTCTATGGACCAGTTTGGTCTCCAAGTCTGCCCCATAGAAGTCATCAGAAGTCTCCAGTATCCCTGGGCTCGTTTGTTTCTGCTGCTATTCCCAACAGAGATTTGGGGGCAAGGATAGCTCTTTTCTAGTTCTGTGCTCTCAACTCTGCCCCACCCCCTTTCAGTGACAGAGTCGGAGTTCCAAGCCCACGTGGTGAACAAGATTGTAAGTGTAAAGAGAGAATATGTAGTTCATGACTTGAACGCCCAAGTCCCACCCCAGTGGCTGGAGCCCTGCTTCCAGGTGATGGTGAGTCTAGTTGGGAAGAGGCCGACAGGGCAGATGGAGGCAGCAGGTGGGAGATACAGAGCCAGAGACATGACACCATCCCCCCAGAAAGCCTGACTTTCCCCCTTCCAGTTGAGCCTGAAGAACACAGCACTAAAGTCCATCACAGCTCTGTTGGTACCTGGGGAGGCGCTGCTATTGGCTGACTTGTGTGGGGGGCTGCTGCCCCTCCGGACCACAGAGCGCATTGCCTACAAGGTGACACTGCTGCTGGGCTACCTCATCTTCCATTCCTCCCTGGTGCAGGCCCTGCCCAGCTCTTCCTGCAACCCGCTGCTCAGTAAGCCTTGCTCCCTCACCTGGCCCACTTCATTCCTCCCACACCTGCTCAGCTCCTTGGCCCCTGACCAGTCCCCACTCATCCCCTGAAGTTTACTACTTCACCATCCTGCTGCTGCTCCTCTTCCTCAGCACCATAGAGACTGTGCTGTTGGCAGGGCTGCTAGCCCGGGACAGCCTTGAGGACAAGAAtagtcccagccctgccctgagAGGGGGACAGCAAGATTACGAGAACCTGGGGCCTAATCCTGAAGGTGGGCAGGGGCTGAGGCCTTTTACTGGTGGGGAATGAGGCCCAGGAGCAGGTTTGGCAGGGGCAGAGCTGGCAGGCTGCAAACCGAGGGCTGGTGCTGGGACTCAGGGGGCGCTAGGCGTGTCTAAAGGGTCCCTGCATTCATTCTGCTGGATCTACTGTCCCTGAGTCCACCATGGCCTCCCTTAGAAGAAGCAGGGAGCAAGTTTAACCTCCCTAAGGGCCCAAGTGACCTGAACCCCCACCCACAAGATAACCCATGCCTTGCAGAGGCTCTTTAAGAGGGTGTTTCTTCAACTGAAGATGGCCTAGAATGGGCCAGACCCATATTTTCATTAGTTGAGAATctaagaaagggagaaatagactgCCAGCCCCTAGGGTTCTCCCTCTTGCTGGGCATGCTCGGGAGCCCTGAAGAACAGCTCCTTTCCCTGCATCTCCCCTCACAGAAGCCCCCAGAAGAGCTAAGGGGTCAAGGAGCAGCTGGGCTGAGGCTGCTGACCACATCTTCTTCCTCATGTACGTGGCGGGGGTGGTGTGCAGCCAGTTCATCTTTGCTGGAATCTGGACGTGGGAAACGTGCAAATCTGACCCTGCCCCTGGCAGGGCTGCTCCCAGGCTGCAGCCCATGCCATGAtggggcagggcctggagctGCAGACCTCAGAATGCCGATTAGTTTCCTGTAGCTGAAacttggtggggggggggggctcatGACAGGTCTCtagagagaggggaggaaggtCAGCTCTCTTCCCTAACCCTGGAGGACCCCAAGCCACCCTGAGCTCTCCTGTTAGCATACAAGCAAAGAGTGTGAAATTAACCCATCACCCAAGTGCATGCACCTCAAGAGTCTGTCTTCATTGAACTCAGCTGTTCACTCTCGTCCTAAGTAGGTGGGGCCCTACTTCACACCCTGACCCTCACTTTGCCCCTGAACTTCTCACCATTGCCCACCATCTCCCAGCCCACACGCTCCTTCTGCTCAGCCACTGCTGCTCAGCCCTGGGCCAGGAGGCACTGATGTTGGGACTGGTAGGCAGGGGCTGAGAGGCAGGCTGCAGAGGGCAGGTCAGAACTCCTCCTCCTAATGCCTCCTGCAGTATGCTGGACCCCAGAGGGAATGGAGAGTGAGCAATCCTGCCCCCCGCCACCTAGGGCACTCCTGGGAGGCAGAACATCTCAGATCTCAGGGCTGTGGGTGATGGGGAATGCGTTTCCTGCACTAAATCCAAGAGTCTTCTGGCTGTGATGAGAGGTCCAGGTCCCGTGGCTGTGATGTGCCTGCTCTTCTGAGCCCTACCCACATTTCTGGGCTGAAGGGGGATTTCTCTGTCCCCAGCTCCGAGCGAGGCTGGAGATAGGATTGTTCTGCCCCCCACTCCTGGTCCACCGGAGGCAGCTGTGGGCACACgtctctgccttccttcccttctttcctgttTCGGAAGCCATCAGGTGGCCCCTGCAGGCGGTGGTCAAGGTCACAAAACCTAAGGTGTGAAGGGACCCCCGTGTTCTGAGAGAGTGTTGGCTTGGAGGGGAACGTGGGCTGCAGGAAGAAGCAGAAACCAGGACTAGAGGGCTCAGGTACAAGGCTCCCGGCTGGGCAGTGAAGAAAGGTCTCTTTCCAAAAGACTGCAAACTCGACCGACCCCAAGGCAAGTTAACACTGGTTTATCTGTCCAATAACATGGTTAGTCTGTTGAAGCAGGCAGAGATAGTAGCAGGCTCAGGCGGAGGTGTC contains these protein-coding regions:
- the ZACN gene encoding LOW QUALITY PROTEIN: zinc-activated ligand-gated ion channel (The sequence of the model RefSeq protein was modified relative to this genomic sequence to represent the inferred CDS: deleted 1 base in 1 codon), whose translation is MVLRLLLHLTFLGHGTIRPLIQGHGFHLLVVAWPSLFDLSSPQEVQDTIQIPNNGSAPLLVDVQVFVSNMFNVDILRYTVSSMLLLQLSWLDTRLAWNASVQPRRAVTLPWDSLWTPRLNIQEALWVDWKDQSPQARVDQDGHVELNLALTTETNCGLELLHFPRDQSNCSLSFYTLSNTVTESEFQAHVVNKIVSVKREYVVHDLNAQVPPQWLEPCFQVMLSLKNTALKSITALLVPGEALLLADLCGGLLPLRTTERIAYKVTLLLGYLIFHSSLVQALPSSSCNPLLIYYFTILLLLLFLSTIETVLLAGLLARDSLEDKNSPSPALRGGQQDYENLGPNPEEAPRRAKGSRSSWAEAADHIFFLMYVAGVVCSQFIFAGIWTWETCKSDPAPGRAAPRLQPMP